A genomic region of Dermacentor andersoni chromosome 9, qqDerAnde1_hic_scaffold, whole genome shotgun sequence contains the following coding sequences:
- the LOC126527065 gene encoding regucalcin-like produces MPGLRVRVASKRRCQIGEGPHWDEKAQALLYVDCYAGCVSRLDPETHEDIDTIHFEGTIPFAIPLANHHHKIVIGHNHYVKLTDMKKRHEELIAMVETENAGTRLNDAKCDAAGRLWTGTMAIDKKPMNVEPEQGSMYSIEKKHIRKHIERITLPNGIAWTADNKKMFFVDSVPGKLYVYDFDLAKGDISNQKVVADFNNPNFAELAYPDGITIDQTDKLWVACYNGGHVVKIDPVTGTLVQKVKIPTQLVTSLCFGGPRYEDLFVTSGFIGLSRDQLQSQPDAGAIFKISGIPGTKGLPPNCFAM; encoded by the exons ATGCCGGGCTTACGGGTTCGCGTGGCGTCCAAGCGGCGCTGCCAGATCGGCGAGGGCCCACACTGGGACGAGAAGGCTCAGGCGCTGCTGTACGTGGACTGCTACGCCGGCTGCGTGAGCCGGCTTGACCCCGAGACCCACGAAGACATCGATACCATACACTTCG AGGGCACGATCCCGTTCGCGATCCCGCTGGCGAACCACCACCACAAGATTGTCATCGGACACAACCACTACGTCAAATTGACGGACATGAAGAAGCGTCACGAGGAGTTGATCGCCATGGTAGAGACCGAGAACGCGGGCACCCGGCTCAACGACGCCAAGTGTGACGCCGCCGGGCGACTCTGGACGG GCACCATGGCCATCGACAAGAAGCCGATGAACGTGGAACCGGAGCAAGGTTCCATGTACAGCATCGAGAAGAAGCACATTCGTAAGCATATCGAGCGCATCACGCTGCCCAATGGCATCGCCTGGACGGCCGACAACAAAAAGATGTTCTTCGTCGACTCGGTGCCCGGCAAGCTGTACGTCTACGACTTCGACCTTGCGAAGGGAGACATCA GCAACCAGAAGGTGGTGGCAGACTTCAACAATCCAAATTTCGCCGAGCTCGCGTACCCGGACGGAATCACGATCGACCAGACGGACAAGCTTTGGGTCGCCTGCTACAACGGCGGTCACGTGGTCAAGATCGACCCCGTCACCG GCACCTTGGTGCAGAAGGTGAAGATACCCACGCAGCTCGTGACTTCGCTGTGCTTTGGCGGCCCGCGCTACGAGGACCTCTTCGTCACTTCGGGCTTCATTGGACTCAGCCGCGACCAGCTACAGAGTCAGCCTGATGCAGGCGCCATCTTCAAGATATCCGGCATACCGGGAACCAAGGGCCTACCGCCCAACTGCTTCGCGATGTAA